The Lysinibacillus pakistanensis genome includes a window with the following:
- the folK gene encoding 2-amino-4-hydroxy-6-hydroxymethyldihydropteridine diphosphokinase, protein MNNVYLSIGTNMGERLENLQHAVELLKDNKGIEVVRISSVYETAAVGYTDQADFLNIAVHIKTALSSSEILTICQSVEQELGRVREFRWGPRIIDLDILLYNHENIETESLIVPHPRMYERAFVLVPLVEITPVPVGEQLQQAHHICQQLNYVDEGVALWLESKKLVMLQSVN, encoded by the coding sequence ATGAATAATGTCTATCTATCAATTGGCACGAATATGGGAGAGCGCTTAGAAAATCTCCAACATGCTGTAGAGCTTTTAAAAGATAATAAAGGGATTGAGGTTGTCCGTATTTCATCTGTTTATGAAACGGCTGCTGTTGGCTACACTGATCAAGCTGATTTTTTAAACATTGCAGTTCATATTAAAACCGCCCTATCTTCTTCTGAAATATTGACCATATGCCAATCAGTTGAGCAGGAACTTGGGCGTGTACGTGAATTTAGATGGGGTCCTCGCATCATAGACCTTGACATTTTGCTATACAATCACGAAAATATTGAAACTGAGAGCTTAATTGTTCCACATCCAAGAATGTATGAGCGGGCCTTCGTGTTAGTCCCGTTGGTAGAAATTACACCTGTACCTGTTGGAGAACAATTACAACAAGCACATCACATATGCCAACAGTTAAATTATGTAGACGAAGGTGTAGCCTTATGGTTGGAGTCTAAGAAGCTAGTTATGTTGCAATCAGTCAATTAA
- the dusB gene encoding tRNA dihydrouridine synthase DusB codes for MSQATEKPFQIGDIVMDNRVVLAPMAGICNSAFRLTVKEFGAGLVYAEMISDKGIVNKNEKTLGMLYIDERENPLSLQIFGGDKATLVEAAKYVDVNTTADIIDINMGCPVNKIIKCEAGARLLLDPNKLYEMVAAVVDAVEKPVSVKMRIGWDDEHIFAVENAQAAERAGASAVAVHGRTRVQMYEGKANWDIIRQVKENVKIPVLGNGDVETPLDAKRMLDTTGVDAVMIGRAALGNPWMIYRTVQYLETGELKEEPSVREKIDVCLLHFERLIQLKGEAVAVREMRKHASWYLKGIRGNGKARNAINQTETAPEFRALLNDLVQDYEENESKLIVPVAKELIM; via the coding sequence TTGAGTCAAGCAACTGAGAAGCCGTTTCAGATTGGCGATATTGTTATGGACAACCGTGTCGTATTAGCGCCAATGGCTGGAATTTGTAATTCTGCATTCAGACTAACTGTAAAAGAGTTTGGAGCAGGGCTTGTATATGCAGAAATGATTAGTGATAAAGGGATTGTCAATAAGAACGAAAAAACTTTAGGTATGCTTTATATTGATGAGCGTGAGAACCCACTTTCACTACAAATTTTTGGTGGAGATAAGGCAACATTAGTAGAGGCAGCAAAATATGTAGATGTAAATACAACTGCAGATATTATAGATATCAATATGGGTTGCCCTGTTAATAAAATTATTAAATGTGAAGCTGGCGCTCGTTTACTTTTAGATCCTAATAAATTATATGAAATGGTAGCGGCAGTTGTAGATGCCGTTGAAAAACCTGTCAGCGTAAAGATGCGTATTGGTTGGGATGACGAGCATATATTTGCTGTCGAGAATGCACAAGCGGCAGAGCGTGCAGGTGCATCTGCGGTAGCGGTTCATGGACGTACCCGTGTGCAAATGTATGAAGGGAAAGCAAATTGGGACATTATTCGTCAAGTAAAGGAAAATGTAAAGATTCCAGTACTGGGTAACGGTGATGTTGAGACACCTTTAGATGCTAAACGGATGCTAGATACAACTGGCGTAGACGCTGTAATGATTGGCCGCGCTGCCCTAGGCAACCCTTGGATGATTTATCGTACAGTTCAATACCTAGAAACAGGTGAGTTAAAGGAAGAGCCAAGTGTTCGTGAAAAGATTGATGTGTGTTTACTTCATTTCGAGCGTCTTATCCAATTAAAAGGCGAGGCTGTAGCAGTACGTGAAATGCGTAAACATGCCTCGTGGTATTTGAAGGGGATAAGAGGAAACGGGAAAGCTCGTAATGCTATTAATCAAACTGAAACAGCACCTGAGTTTCGCGCCTTATTAAATGATCTTGTGCAAGACTATGAAGAAAATGAATCCAAGTTAATTGTACCAGTAGCAAAAGAATTAATTATGTAA
- the lysS gene encoding lysine--tRNA ligase has translation MSNIEELNDQLLVRRQKMTAIQENGQDPFGSRFERTHLSTEVREQFADQTKEQLEEHLQEVIIAGRIMTKRGKGKAGFAHIQDLGGQIQIYVRQDHVGEEAYELFKQADLGDIVGVRGNVFRTQVGELSVKAEEFTFLTKALRPMPEKFHGLQDVEQRYRQRYLDLMTNEDSKKTFIARSKIIRSIRNYLDNAGYLEVETPMLHTIAGGAAARPFITHHNALDMELYMRIAIELHLKRLIVGGLEKVYEIGRVFRNEGISTRHNPEFTMIELYEAYADYKDIMSLTENLIAHVAQEVLGTTTVQYGEDEINLAVGWKRVHMVDAVKEMTGVDFWQPMTVEQAQALAKEHGVEVKEAHEVGHIINEFFEQKVEETLVQPTFIYGHPVEISPLAKKNPEDERFTDRFELFIVRREHANAFTELNDPIDQRERFEAQMAEKAAGNDEAHEMDNDFIEALEFGMPPTGGLGIGIDRLIMLLTNSPSIRDVLLFPTMRHITK, from the coding sequence GTGTCAAATATAGAAGAGTTAAATGATCAGCTTTTAGTGAGACGCCAAAAAATGACGGCTATCCAAGAGAACGGTCAAGATCCATTTGGAAGTCGTTTCGAGCGTACACATTTATCAACGGAAGTACGTGAGCAATTTGCAGATCAAACAAAAGAACAGCTAGAAGAACATTTACAAGAAGTAATTATTGCAGGTCGCATTATGACTAAACGTGGTAAAGGGAAAGCTGGCTTTGCACATATTCAAGATTTAGGTGGTCAAATTCAAATTTACGTTCGTCAAGATCATGTTGGCGAAGAAGCATATGAGCTATTTAAACAAGCTGATCTTGGAGATATTGTTGGAGTTCGAGGAAATGTATTCCGCACGCAAGTAGGGGAACTTTCAGTAAAGGCTGAAGAGTTTACATTCCTGACAAAAGCCTTACGCCCTATGCCAGAGAAATTCCATGGCTTACAGGATGTAGAGCAACGTTATCGTCAACGTTATTTAGATTTAATGACAAATGAAGATAGTAAAAAAACGTTTATTGCGCGTTCTAAAATCATTCGTTCAATTCGTAATTACTTAGATAACGCAGGATACTTAGAAGTAGAAACACCAATGCTTCATACGATTGCTGGTGGTGCTGCGGCTCGTCCATTTATTACACACCACAATGCACTTGATATGGAATTATATATGCGTATTGCAATTGAATTGCATTTAAAACGTTTAATCGTTGGTGGACTAGAAAAAGTATATGAAATTGGCCGTGTTTTCCGTAATGAAGGAATTTCAACACGTCATAATCCTGAATTTACGATGATAGAGCTATATGAAGCATATGCTGATTATAAGGATATAATGTCCCTGACAGAAAATCTAATTGCTCATGTTGCACAAGAAGTTCTTGGTACAACGACAGTTCAATATGGGGAAGATGAAATCAACCTTGCTGTGGGCTGGAAACGTGTTCATATGGTAGATGCGGTAAAAGAAATGACAGGTGTAGATTTCTGGCAGCCAATGACTGTAGAACAAGCCCAAGCACTTGCTAAAGAGCATGGTGTAGAGGTTAAAGAAGCTCATGAGGTGGGTCATATTATTAATGAGTTCTTTGAGCAAAAGGTTGAAGAAACACTTGTACAACCAACATTTATTTATGGTCATCCAGTAGAGATTTCTCCTCTAGCAAAGAAAAATCCAGAGGACGAGCGTTTTACAGATCGTTTTGAGCTATTTATTGTGCGCCGTGAGCACGCAAATGCTTTCACAGAACTAAACGATCCAATCGATCAACGAGAGCGTTTTGAGGCACAAATGGCTGAAAAAGCAGCAGGTAATGATGAAGCGCATGAGATGGATAATGACTTTATTGAAGCGTTAGAATTCGGTATGCCTCCAACAGGTGGTTTAGGTATTGGTATTGACCGTTTAATCATGCTTCTTACAAACTCACCTTCAATTCGTGATGTACTATTATTCCCAACTATGCGTCATATTACAAAATAA